The Shewanella sp. MTB7 genome includes a window with the following:
- a CDS encoding murein transglycosylase domain-containing protein, producing MKPTFFTYFLILTFSFATHAIELNDYDADVAALLLEYQGDEDVAALLREYQGTTPNSALDRPSVLTLTNEHKSSTYVDFERGLILIETSNRSQLKQAIIQVLLTQVDPKLIDAKTAQDFGLVNKGKRPFFWGQIVDHENRPIEYLWRAERFADYLIAKKLPLESQTRIAIKMVADHTKIAGGKYIQYAQASGRHYGIAPELIMAIMETESAFNPMARSRSNALGLMQVKANTAGRDYFSLIKGYKHTPTSAYLYDPQKNIDLATGYLQILSTRYLTGITHPKKLEYAMISSYNGGSGNLWKSLDPKANRTKATARINKMSVSEFYWFLTNRHIRGETRHYLTKVSNKQKKYTHL from the coding sequence ATGAAACCCACTTTTTTTACCTACTTTCTGATCCTCACTTTTTCGTTTGCAACTCACGCTATCGAACTCAACGACTATGATGCAGATGTAGCCGCCCTGTTACTCGAATACCAAGGGGATGAGGATGTGGCGGCTCTACTTCGTGAATATCAAGGGACTACACCTAACTCAGCCCTTGATAGACCCTCAGTACTGACCCTCACTAATGAGCATAAATCCAGCACTTATGTTGATTTCGAGCGCGGATTAATTTTAATCGAAACCTCGAATAGATCTCAGCTCAAACAAGCCATCATACAGGTGCTACTCACGCAGGTAGATCCTAAGTTGATCGATGCCAAGACGGCACAGGATTTTGGTCTGGTAAATAAGGGGAAACGGCCTTTCTTTTGGGGACAAATAGTTGATCATGAAAACAGGCCTATCGAATATCTTTGGCGTGCAGAGCGTTTCGCCGACTATCTTATTGCAAAGAAGTTGCCCCTAGAATCCCAAACTCGCATCGCCATTAAAATGGTCGCTGACCATACCAAAATAGCGGGTGGGAAATACATTCAATATGCTCAAGCTTCTGGCCGACATTATGGCATAGCTCCTGAGCTTATTATGGCCATTATGGAGACTGAGAGCGCCTTTAACCCGATGGCGAGATCCCGCTCCAATGCATTAGGTTTAATGCAGGTAAAAGCCAACACTGCAGGAAGAGACTACTTCTCTCTCATCAAGGGTTATAAACATACACCAACCTCCGCCTATCTTTACGATCCGCAAAAAAATATCGATTTAGCCACAGGCTACTTGCAGATATTATCTACGCGTTATTTAACAGGGATAACTCACCCCAAAAAGCTGGAGTACGCCATGATATCTAGCTACAACGGTGGTAGCGGTAATCTGTGGAAGAGTTTAGATCCCAAGGCTAATCGTACTAAAGCCACGGCTCGCATTAACAAGATGAGTGTCAGTGAATTCTATTGGTTTCTCACCAATAGACACATTAGAGGAGAAACACGACACTATTTAACCAAGGTAAGTAACAAACAGAAAAAGTATACCCATCTATAA
- a CDS encoding GntP family permease, translated as MIQVLILLAVIFFIVIATSKFKLHPFLTLILASFITAFAYGLPSADVAGIITSGFGGILGYIGLVIVLGTIIGTILEKSGAAITMADVVIKVLGKRFPTLTMSIIGYLVSIPVFCDSGFVILNSLKQSMANRMKVSSVSMSVALATGLYATHTFVPPTPGPIAAAGNLGLGSNLGLVIFVGMFVAAVAALAGTLWANRFADVEPDGEGAEELKNNVEDFEKLKETYGILPSASRAFAPIFVPILLICFGSIANFPSAPLGNDFLFDLLIFLGQPVNALMIGLFLSISLLKDSNKIKEFSERISQGLVVAAPILLITGAGGAFGAVLKATEIGTFIGTSLSALGIGIFMPFIVAAALKSAQGSSTVALVATSALVAPMLGDIGLASDMGRVLTVMAIGAGAMTVSHANDSFFWVVTQFSRMSVKQAYKAQTMATLVQGITAMTLVFILSLVLL; from the coding sequence ATGATCCAAGTACTTATCTTGTTGGCAGTGATATTCTTCATTGTTATTGCCACCTCAAAATTTAAACTCCATCCATTTCTAACCTTAATTCTTGCCTCGTTTATCACCGCATTTGCCTACGGTTTACCCAGCGCTGATGTCGCCGGCATTATCACGTCAGGCTTTGGCGGGATATTAGGCTACATAGGCTTAGTCATCGTCTTAGGTACTATTATCGGTACCATATTGGAAAAAAGTGGCGCAGCCATTACGATGGCAGATGTCGTCATCAAGGTACTTGGCAAACGTTTCCCTACACTCACTATGTCAATTATCGGTTACTTGGTCTCTATCCCGGTTTTTTGTGACTCAGGTTTTGTGATCTTAAACTCATTGAAACAATCGATGGCAAATCGCATGAAGGTCTCTAGTGTCTCGATGAGTGTGGCTTTAGCAACCGGTTTGTATGCGACCCACACTTTTGTACCGCCAACACCGGGGCCAATTGCCGCAGCGGGTAACTTAGGTCTGGGCTCAAACTTAGGTTTAGTTATTTTTGTCGGTATGTTTGTTGCCGCGGTTGCAGCCCTTGCAGGTACGCTTTGGGCAAATCGCTTTGCTGACGTAGAGCCTGATGGTGAAGGGGCTGAAGAGCTTAAAAACAACGTAGAAGATTTTGAAAAACTCAAAGAGACCTATGGCATTCTACCCAGTGCTTCTCGCGCTTTCGCGCCTATCTTCGTGCCTATATTACTCATCTGTTTTGGCTCTATCGCTAATTTCCCTTCGGCACCGCTAGGAAATGACTTTCTATTCGATCTACTGATCTTTCTCGGTCAACCTGTCAACGCGCTAATGATTGGCCTATTCCTCTCTATCTCATTATTGAAAGATAGTAATAAAATCAAAGAATTTAGCGAACGCATTAGTCAAGGTTTAGTGGTAGCTGCGCCTATCTTGTTGATCACTGGCGCTGGTGGTGCATTTGGTGCTGTCCTTAAAGCGACTGAGATTGGTACTTTTATTGGTACCTCACTGTCAGCGCTTGGGATCGGCATATTCATGCCCTTTATCGTTGCTGCTGCACTAAAATCAGCTCAAGGGTCATCGACGGTTGCCCTGGTTGCCACATCAGCACTCGTCGCCCCTATGCTAGGCGATATTGGTCTTGCTAGTGATATGGGACGCGTACTCACTGTGATGGCCATAGGTGCTGGCGCGATGACCGTCTCTCATGCAAACGACAGCTTCTTCTGGGTCGTGACTCAATTTAGCCGCATGAGTGTTAAGCAGGCTTATAAAGCACAAACCATGGCAACCTTAGTACAAGGGATCACCGCCATGACTTTGGTCTTCATCTTAAGTTTAGTGCTACTTTAA
- a CDS encoding GAF domain-containing protein translates to MKKGSSSNIQSESLNLSILNIEVEESDWQKWQTQFASNRFNIDNNHYCTDVITTAQYLYINDLRQESRYQENEMPYLSYLGLPIVWPDGSTFGSCKCIKYSDHRLSTRLYRCPKCNKRGARQ, encoded by the coding sequence GTGAAAAAAGGGTCATCATCCAATATTCAATCTGAGAGTCTCAATTTATCGATTTTAAATATTGAAGTTGAAGAGAGTGATTGGCAAAAGTGGCAAACTCAGTTTGCTTCAAATAGATTTAATATAGATAACAACCACTATTGCACTGATGTGATAACGACAGCTCAATATCTGTATATAAACGACCTAAGACAAGAATCCAGGTACCAAGAGAATGAGATGCCTTATCTCTCTTATCTAGGACTGCCGATAGTCTGGCCAGATGGGAGTACCTTTGGCTCTTGTAAGTGTATTAAATACTCAGATCACCGACTATCCACAAGACTATATCGATGCCCTAAATGTAATAAAAGAGGTGCTAGACAGTGA
- a CDS encoding sugar diacid recognition domain-containing protein, giving the protein MYFLDTTLAQQIVERTMKIIVHNINVMNAQGVILGSGDPHRVGSTHEGALLAISQNRTVDINAASAKNLHGVKAGINLPLHYKGEIIGVIGITGDPETLKSYGELLKMTAELIVEQANSLELAQWQYRQKEEFILQLIKSRGEFNSHLRDWSSQLGINIDAPRVAAVVQVQGDKGLISADSILKMVLNLLETPSRGNLVAMTSMTELVILKPAFLNGKQWDPHLESQRIDQLLARLPTEMNARLKISLGHFFVKPTDIARSYQTAKETLGLGTLLHPEQNKYLYDDYSLQVLLSTLKDDWRGIELSAPYQTLLNADKKGQLNKTLAAYLTHFGDQQMCARTLFIHRNTLRYRLEKIQKITGVNIQQLDGLLILYLGQVLTKHENK; this is encoded by the coding sequence GTGTATTTTCTTGATACCACTTTGGCACAACAAATTGTAGAGCGTACGATGAAAATCATCGTCCATAATATAAATGTAATGAATGCACAAGGTGTGATCTTAGGCTCCGGAGATCCTCATCGCGTAGGTTCCACTCACGAAGGAGCCCTACTTGCCATAAGCCAAAATAGAACCGTCGACATAAATGCTGCTAGCGCTAAAAACCTTCATGGCGTGAAAGCAGGCATTAATTTACCTCTACATTATAAGGGAGAGATCATAGGTGTTATCGGCATAACGGGTGATCCCGAAACGCTGAAAAGTTATGGTGAACTACTTAAGATGACCGCCGAGTTAATTGTCGAACAAGCTAACTCCCTTGAGCTTGCTCAATGGCAGTATCGTCAAAAAGAGGAGTTCATTCTTCAATTAATAAAATCCAGAGGCGAGTTTAACTCTCATCTCAGAGATTGGTCTTCACAATTAGGCATCAATATAGACGCCCCACGCGTGGCAGCAGTTGTTCAGGTTCAAGGGGATAAAGGGCTGATATCGGCCGACTCTATCTTAAAAATGGTACTAAACCTGCTTGAAACCCCTTCTAGAGGCAACTTAGTCGCCATGACTTCAATGACAGAGCTCGTCATTTTAAAGCCCGCTTTCCTTAATGGAAAACAGTGGGATCCTCACTTGGAAAGCCAACGTATAGATCAACTACTTGCTCGTTTACCAACAGAGATGAACGCTAGATTAAAAATATCTCTCGGGCATTTTTTTGTTAAACCAACCGACATAGCCCGTTCTTACCAGACAGCCAAAGAAACATTAGGTCTGGGGACGCTATTACACCCAGAACAGAACAAATATCTTTACGACGACTATTCCCTGCAAGTGCTTCTATCAACACTGAAAGATGATTGGCGTGGAATAGAGCTATCGGCCCCCTATCAGACATTATTAAATGCCGATAAGAAAGGTCAGCTCAACAAGACCTTAGCGGCTTACCTCACTCATTTTGGCGACCAACAGATGTGCGCTAGAACCCTATTTATTCATCGAAACACATTAAGGTATCGACTCGAGAAGATCCAAAAGATTACTGGTGTTAATATTCAACAACTCGATGGACTACTCATTCTCTATTTAGGACAAGTGCTGACAAAGCACGAAAACAAGTAA
- a CDS encoding GGDEF domain-containing protein — MIIVLSTIKVSGPIRPDYRGLIDLLQSTQDLARRLKRQLILIYFDLDKFKTANDRYGHDMGDKLLNQFAMNLKQNSRNCDLVARWGGDEFIVIIHAEDTECVDVYINRMNQHLADQTYLPDIHFSYGYTLIKPEDKSTLAEILTTADQNMYSNKKLKKTDHQK, encoded by the coding sequence TTGATTATCGTATTATCCACAATCAAGGTGTCCGGACCGATTAGACCAGATTACCGAGGCTTAATTGACTTATTACAAAGCACTCAAGATCTAGCTAGGCGACTAAAAAGACAACTCATCTTGATCTACTTCGATCTGGATAAGTTTAAAACTGCCAACGACCGATATGGCCACGACATGGGGGATAAGTTACTTAATCAATTTGCCATGAATCTTAAGCAGAACAGTCGCAATTGTGATCTTGTCGCACGTTGGGGTGGCGATGAATTTATTGTCATTATTCATGCTGAAGATACCGAGTGTGTCGATGTTTACATTAACCGAATGAACCAACATCTCGCTGATCAAACTTATCTTCCGGACATCCACTTCTCCTACGGTTACACCCTGATAAAACCTGAAGACAAGTCGACATTGGCAGAGATCCTCACTACAGCAGATCAAAATATGTATAGTAATAAGAAGTTAAAGAAAACTGATCACCAAAAATAG
- a CDS encoding glycerate kinase: protein MKIVIAPDSFKESLSAMEVANEIESGFKMVLPDAEYIKVPVADGGEGTVQSMVDATQGFIIELEVIGPLGNRVAAHYGILGDHGETDGNNKVKTDGNNKVKTAIIEMAAASGLHHVPANKRDPQITTSYGTGELICDALNRGIKRILIGLGGSATNDGGAGMAQALGIQLLDNEGKSLSVGGSSLAKLARIELQDAHPLIVECEFEIACDVDNPLCGDKGASAIFGPQKGATPEMVSILNNALSHYADVIAQTGIQDRRHQAGAGAAGGMGLGTMAFLNAKLRPGIDIVMETVKLSEKLIGADLVITGEGRLDSQTLHGKTPMGVTRLAKAQHIAVIAIAGCVSDDANVLLDHGIDAMFSITPRSLPLEEVLANAKHNLFTTSQNIAALYAMNHKK from the coding sequence ATGAAAATAGTTATCGCCCCAGATTCATTTAAAGAGAGCCTAAGCGCGATGGAAGTCGCCAATGAGATTGAATCAGGTTTTAAAATGGTACTGCCAGATGCGGAGTATATTAAAGTCCCCGTGGCCGATGGTGGGGAAGGCACGGTTCAATCTATGGTTGATGCCACTCAAGGTTTTATCATCGAACTTGAAGTGATTGGTCCCTTGGGCAATCGCGTTGCTGCTCACTATGGCATATTAGGGGACCATGGCGAAACAGATGGCAATAACAAGGTAAAAACAGATGGCAATAACAAGGTAAAAACAGCCATCATAGAGATGGCTGCAGCCTCAGGACTACACCATGTACCGGCAAATAAACGAGATCCACAGATCACCACTAGCTATGGTACTGGAGAGTTAATTTGTGATGCACTCAACCGAGGCATTAAGCGCATTTTAATTGGACTTGGTGGCAGTGCTACAAACGACGGTGGTGCTGGAATGGCTCAGGCATTAGGCATTCAGCTGCTTGATAATGAAGGAAAATCACTATCTGTTGGTGGCAGTTCTCTCGCTAAACTCGCTAGAATAGAACTTCAAGATGCCCATCCCTTAATTGTCGAATGTGAATTTGAAATCGCATGTGATGTCGATAATCCCCTATGCGGTGACAAAGGGGCATCTGCCATATTTGGTCCTCAAAAAGGCGCAACACCTGAAATGGTGTCGATACTCAATAACGCCCTCTCCCATTATGCGGATGTAATTGCGCAAACCGGTATCCAAGATAGACGCCATCAGGCAGGTGCAGGTGCAGCTGGCGGTATGGGACTTGGAACGATGGCTTTTCTTAACGCCAAGCTCAGACCTGGTATTGATATAGTGATGGAAACGGTCAAACTCAGTGAGAAGTTAATTGGTGCAGATTTAGTTATCACAGGGGAAGGCAGATTAGACAGCCAAACCCTCCACGGTAAAACACCGATGGGGGTGACACGTTTAGCTAAAGCTCAACATATTGCTGTTATCGCCATTGCAGGTTGTGTCAGTGACGACGCCAACGTGCTGCTTGACCACGGCATCGACGCCATGTTCTCTATTACTCCTAGATCCCTTCCTCTGGAAGAGGTGCTGGCCAACGCGAAACATAACTTATTTACCACCTCGCAGAATATCGCCGCGCTCTATGCCATGAACCACAAGAAATAA
- a CDS encoding IS3 family transposase (programmed frameshift): MNTKRQYRTYTKEFKEEAIGLITEQGYTVPQAADALGVSSNLLYTWRQKAEELENSSVSSDEKTELLALRKEVKQLRMEKEIPKKGQCLLRERNEVKFRFIREHKPRFPTKTLCYVLRVSRSTFYDWLARPAQIISEQELNLYRTAKRLFKRSRGSLGSRQLAKKLRLEGFSIGRYRTRTIMRKLGLVVTQRQAYKVTTKRKHSDSVADNLLDQQFYPEKVNQIWAGDVTYLRTRQGWMFLAIVMDLHSRRIVGWAISKRMTVNLVERALRMAITLRKPKRGIMFHSDRGSQYTSKQFQNLLNGHGIVASMSSVGACLDNAVVERFFGSLKHEWLLNVVHLTRETMKQNVEEYIRYYNHERLHTTLGDLTPISYEKLQSKVSGLA; the protein is encoded by the exons ATGAATACAAAACGTCAGTATCGAACTTATACCAAAGAATTTAAAGAAGAAGCCATCGGCTTAATCACAGAACAAGGCTACACCGTCCCGCAAGCTGCCGATGCGCTAGGAGTGTCATCAAACCTGCTATATACCTGGAGACAGAAGGCTGAGGAGCTCGAAAACTCATCCGTTAGTTCAGATGAAAAGACTGAGCTATTAGCGCTTCGAAAAGAGGTTAAGCAGCTGAGAATGGAGAAAGAAATTC CTAAAAAAGGCCAGTGCCTTCTTCGCGAGAGAAATGAAGTAAAGTTTCGGTTTATTCGAGAGCATAAGCCTCGATTCCCGACAAAAACGCTTTGTTATGTTCTGCGTGTAAGTCGCAGTACATTTTATGATTGGCTAGCTAGACCAGCTCAAATAATAAGTGAGCAAGAGCTCAATCTCTACCGAACGGCTAAACGTCTTTTTAAGCGCAGCCGAGGAAGTTTAGGCTCTCGTCAACTAGCCAAGAAACTACGCCTGGAAGGCTTCAGTATTGGACGTTATCGCACTCGAACTATTATGCGAAAGCTCGGTCTAGTAGTCACTCAACGTCAAGCTTACAAGGTAACTACAAAGCGTAAACACAGTGATAGCGTTGCAGATAATCTGCTGGATCAGCAATTCTATCCTGAGAAAGTTAATCAGATTTGGGCTGGTGATGTGACTTATTTAAGGACGCGTCAGGGCTGGATGTTTCTAGCTATTGTAATGGACTTACACTCTAGACGCATAGTAGGTTGGGCCATATCAAAGCGCATGACTGTTAATTTAGTTGAGCGAGCATTGCGAATGGCAATAACGTTACGAAAACCCAAAAGAGGGATCATGTTTCATAGTGACAGAGGCTCACAATACACCAGTAAGCAGTTTCAAAACCTGTTGAATGGACATGGGATAGTTGCTTCGATGAGCAGCGTAGGAGCCTGTTTAGACAATGCAGTTGTTGAGCGTTTCTTTGGAAGTTTGAAGCATGAGTGGTTGTTAAATGTGGTGCATTTAACGCGGGAAACAATGAAGCAAAATGTTGAAGAATATATTCGGTATTACAACCACGAGCGGCTTCACACAACACTTGGTGATTTAACACCTATCAGCTACGAAAAATTACAAAGTAAGGTGTCCGGTTTGGCTTGA
- a CDS encoding uracil-DNA glycosylase family protein, with protein sequence MSTDNLPALITQISACQLCQAELPLPAKPIIQISAESKILIVGQAPGIRAHNHGRAFSDPSGDRLRLWLGVSEAQFYDPKLFAILPMGFCFPGTIITSGKKSGDKPPLKRCAATWRQTLLNQLSHVELTIILGQYAIDYHLGKSTSGGKLTVTQAVSQWQEYWPQHMVLPHPSPRNNLYLKKHPECEQILLPALKTRVAQLIGPH encoded by the coding sequence ATGAGTACAGATAATCTACCAGCTTTAATCACTCAAATTTCTGCTTGCCAACTTTGTCAGGCTGAGCTCCCCTTACCTGCTAAGCCCATTATTCAAATCTCGGCAGAATCTAAAATATTAATAGTAGGACAAGCACCTGGAATAAGAGCCCATAACCATGGACGCGCATTTAGCGATCCCAGTGGCGATAGACTAAGGCTGTGGCTAGGAGTCAGCGAGGCACAGTTTTACGACCCTAAACTCTTTGCTATTTTGCCTATGGGATTTTGTTTCCCTGGAACTATCATCACTAGTGGAAAAAAGAGTGGTGATAAACCCCCGCTTAAAAGGTGCGCTGCGACTTGGCGTCAAACACTACTCAATCAATTATCCCATGTAGAATTGACCATCATTCTCGGCCAATATGCCATTGACTATCATCTGGGTAAGTCGACTTCTGGTGGTAAGCTCACAGTGACGCAAGCGGTTTCCCAATGGCAAGAATATTGGCCGCAACATATGGTATTACCACACCCAAGTCCAAGAAATAACCTCTACTTGAAGAAACACCCTGAGTGCGAACAAATATTGTTACCAGCACTTAAAACACGAGTAGCACAGCTTATTGGCCCCCACTAA